CCTGTCACTGAACAGTCTGGGACTCTTAGTAAACGTCACTAAAATCGAAATCCTTAATGTTAGCATTCTCAAAACCACCCTCCAATCGGCATGGAACAAAATCCTGGACATTATACACGATCGATCAGTCTACGAATCGGCCTATGCATTGTTCTTGTGGTCCTCAGCAGTGCTCTACAATTTACTATCCTACAGGATTGCAAACTCCAAAACTTACATGCAGACTTTTCTGCCTTAGTCTTCGCACTgccttttttcaatttccattcctcaaaagaacagtaaaaaaaaagaaaatcgaatCAATTAAAAGTTATTAACATCATATCTttaaattatttgtatattaaggCTCAAAATAAATAATCTATTAAGCTCactcaaaaaaaatttcaaagtataataataatcatttggaGTCTACACAAGCTCGTTTTCTGGCAGGAAGTGATTTTAATATAGCTGAAGTCCAATCCCCCATGTTAGCAAATTCGACCAATATTTGATAAACTGACATAGTAATTAAACATACCTTGATTAACAGTCAAAATCCAATTACACTCGCGTTTAATCAACTCTGAACTGAGAGGTAGACGTccgtgttttatatttttctcacaaGCAATGTTAAAACACAAATTCtacatattaacaataatatgttCACTTTGTGATGATTGTGATCGATAAGACCACCAATTACATACACTTCTCCTTCACATAACTCATTTATTATGTTTGGAGAGTCCCCCGTTAAATAAGTGATAGATTTATCAACAAAACAGTTCAAAAAATAATCAGAATGAGTGAATATATCCCACTTATTATAATCATGAGGCATTAATTGAgtcatatattcatccatacttGTAAAATGTAATTGTAAAGGATTTAAAGACCGCCGATTGTAACTGTAACACCCGGCTAACTGAGTCGACAGTTTTTTACAGTCCTATTTGATAATTTAAATGGTTTTAACATTAACGGACATGTAATTTCTAAATGAACAATCTATAACTACGTGAAAGAGTTTTTGGGAATTACTCATTCGAGTAATAAGACAAGGTTTACgtttttgaattcttttttcacgtttattttttctaaaacattaaatttacaaattcactttcgttcttgttttttttcttgacgTTTTTTAAGCTTAGCCTCTTTCTTAAGTTGTTTTTTAGATTTTATATTAATCACAAGATCAGTCATGTGCAGGCAAACTTAattctattttaatataattaatagattaaaaatattttttcggaAAAAATATAAGTTAAAGTTTTCCAGCTAAGAATGCAAACATCAAACGGTCCCCAGTCAGGCCCCAACTAAGTCTTTTAGACTGGAAGATGGCTATCCAAGAAATTAATGCGATCAAAAATACGAGAAGGGACACAAACGACATTTTCACGTCTAAAAAATAAGGTTGAgaatcacaatataaaatttcCCTATCTTCATTACCACGATTATGAAATAAGCAAATATTCAATATCCATAaaattggaagaaagaaaaatccagctaaattaacaattaataattactaccaatgaaatatcttttagattcctttttaatattctccacgTCACTCATGAAAATAGGATATCttattgtttaaataaataattttaattttaaataattaaaaaaatttattaatccaAAAAACCAAGTAAAATACAGAATATCTACTCCTTCAGCGGACATCGAATTTAGCTATTTTtaaggaaattaaaattatttattatcgagattatataaatatgctttCAAATTGAGATTTATAGAACTGGCAACGGGTTTCATTTGGTCGTAAGTGGCAAGACATTTAAACTTGGGAGAGTCAAGTCCTCCTGTCGTACTCAGCAGTCGAAGACACACCAAAGTAGACAACTACGAGTCATTTAAACCACAACAACATGACTATTAACATCATATTCCAACATGTTTGACATGTGTTCTTTAACCACGTGATGTATAGCACACAGTCTGTCCAATTCAAACAACTTAGGTCCTGTCGTTTGAGTTGTGGTCTAAACATTCTTAAATAATCATCACAGTCTTTGGCATAGCCTTCTTTGACGTCTTCTTAATAAAATACTGCACATCAGTCGAAATTGGATTGTAGGATGCAATGTAGGCACAAATAAGGACAAGTTTAGTATTCTCTGGAAGATTCACCAAGTCATTGTTAAGAGACTCACAATCAGTCTTTAGAAAAATAGATTTTGGAGCCATAAGTAGAGAAGGTTCGAGAATTTTCCACATTGAATGAGCAGTCACATTTTTGGAAGAAGATTGTAATATTTGAGACCAATTTGAATGATTTCGTGGAGATTAAACGTCCACACGTTCATAACACTGACAAGAATGTCTACAAATAATTCAGTTAAAGAGGAAGGAGGCAGGTGAGCCTCTAAAATTGTCTTGATTTCATCTGAAATGTATACATAGTACATACTAATTGTGTAATGAGGCAAGTGTATTGTCAGTCCTGACATATCACATGGATTTTCACTAATATACACACAAGAGACGTCTATTTGAGGACTATAATCGTTTAATTTGCTCAGAATTGACAATATTTGAGGCGACAGCTTATCCGCTGAGTCAAAAATCTGCAACCTTACATGACAGGGGACACCAATGTAAAATGTTGTCCTGTCTTTCCTGCTATGCTAATAAAGTCAGAGACTGTTTCCCCGGAATCGTTGCATGTCCCACAAAGAACATTCCAAAATATAGACTCGCTGTAGCATTGGGCACAATCCAGATATACTGAATTGAGGGGATTGTCTTTTATCAGGTAGGCCACTGTACATGACTTTCCACAGCCTTGAGGACCGACAATATTTATGGATTTGTAGGGAGTGTATTTACTCTATGACAtagcaaaaatttatatttacagaatTTAGTATTTTCCTTAATAACTCTAATTTCTCACATCTGCACGTCGAGATAAACGGaggcatttaaaattatttatgtttctcattttattaaatatgtttataaacaaagtttaaatatattaagacttattatcttcataatcaaatattatttttaatcaatgAAAATGATATCATTGATATATTGAATAAACTAaaagttatttaaatgtaaattgaaaACATTTTACAAGGTCAACATAAACCTAATTTCACCATTTTATTTGATTagtttgaaaaaagaaataattatgccAAATGTTTAATGTCAGAAATTGAAAGCGATTTAACTTTGGGTTCTCCTTCCACAGCATTAACACTAAAGATCGATAGGGCACAGTTGTATAATTTCAAGGGCACTTGCTCGTCGGTAATCGACTTGAGGATAATTTTGAGCGCTCCATGGTGTGTTACCACCAAAACAACAGGCGGTCGTCCCTCAATCGTATATGGGCTATTCCCAATTTCCTCAATTTGAGATTTGAGTATTTCCTTTATAGCATTTTTACATCGTTGTTGAAACTAATCTGTGAAAGAAAAATTACTCACATCCTCCTCTGATTCGACTCCTGCAAGACTTGATCTGGTTATTTGTGAATATGGCAGTCCTTGGTACTTTCCCAAATactataaaaatcatttttatgtctAACCCTTTCTCTAAGAGACTCTAAACGTATAGGGGTGTCATTATAATATCTATTTCCTTCGGCAATAATTCTAGCTGTCTAAAATTCTTAGAAATATACACTAACCTCGCTAGCACGTGTTAAATCGCTTGTATATATTCTCATTATTGGGACGTCACTTAGTTCAACTGCTGTTTTCTCGGCCTGGTCTATTCCTAGTTTAGAGAGATGTGTGTCCATTTGACCtggaaatataataaatttactaTAAGCCTTGACACAATCCCATCTCGTTTGCTTCCGTCCGTCCACTTAAATTGATTATTCGCTAAGAATATACTGCCGTGTGAGGATAAGCTGAAATAAATGTTCGCACAtgccaaaaataataatttttccgatcagtatttattaaataaaatacttaaaaatcaataatcattttaataattttgtaattttaattatgtAAAACAACGTAATTTCTTTGCACTGCTTGTAGTTACCGCATATTTATTAGATCCCGTCGCAGTATCGATGGGCTACTTTTGTCTTTTTTAATATGGTTGTTTACCTAGGAAATTGACCTTTTACCAATTTGAcgtatttttattgatttaaaaggACCTTTTAATCGTTTAAAATTGAACTAAAATCTAATTCGATTCAACAAATAAGAAAAGAAGGCTGTACTCTATAATTGTTGCCTATTAAATTAGCCTCATTTTAAATTAGCGATTTTAGTATCTTAAAAATTTCTTCGAGAAAAACTCTTagatataaactataaaaatcacaaaaaaaattaattcttgtATTCCATTAAATATTTGGTTTGCTCATTATCCAGCCCATGAGTTATCATCATTCTACGCAGCGTCTAAGACTGCCACATCAAAAAATCACCTCTGTGTAGAATTCTCCCTTAACTGGAAGACCCAAAAATGCCCTGGTCTTAATAATTCTCATCGCAGCCATTGACACAGCCGGAGACATTTCATAAATAAACCTTTTCGTTATTCTTCCAAAACTCACTTCATGCGGGGAAAAATCAGCTCCAAAGTTTCAAGACCTCCAACATAATCGTTTATTTCGAATTGGAAGCCAGACTTTAGAAACATCAACGCTGTGTAATTCACGTGTGTCGTGGGGAGAATAGATGGACTCCATTTGGAAATTAAATCCTCGATTTTCTTAATAAAAATTCGAACATCAATCCCTTTTTCATTATCTTGGTTATTCCTGAGATTAATAATCCAAAATACATCatcgtaatattttttttacattccgAGAGCATCAAAATTCTCCGATAGATGTATTCATTATTCATATGAGAAAAACACTCAGTACACGTGTTTGATGAGTCCACAGAGTTCTTAGAACAAAAGGGACAATTTGTAGATGATAAGAGTGCCTCAAATTTATCGTCGCTGCACCGTGGACAGCGACAAGTAAAGCAATAGGGCTTTAACAAGGATTGTCGCTCCTCGTGGCTATTCATGACGTCAATATATGTTATCGTGATAGTAGTATTGCGAGGAATGTCCTTCATGGCGACCACTCGTTGTTGCAATCCATTGAAATTTGTGGCTGCATTGGGAATGCAAGAATGGTCATACTTTGATGTACTGAATTTaacgtatgaatatatttactttaaataAAGACCAACTCCTATTTTCTcgtcaaaattcaaaatttcaaaactgtTTGTTTGCATTCGACAGTAAATTTCCACAAGTTGTGAAAAATCTTGCAAATCGTGCACATTCGAACAATatttttcggcaatttcaacatTCTTTTTCATTCGGTCAGATAAATACTCGAAATCTAACCAATTGTGATATTTTACGATTACTAGACACTAAGTCATAAAAACATCTCCCATCCGGGCCCTCTCGTTTGGTAAATAATCCCAATTTGtccttttatataatttaaatagatACTTtgataattaaatgataaaataaacgaGTTGAGTCAGAAGGGAGATCGCACGAGTGTTGCACGAGTTTAAGTTGAGAACATTCGTATTTATGGATTTTCCACGATTTTTTCTGTGAATAAATAGTTTTTAATACTTGGCACATGCTGGAACAGAAATAAAGGATATTGCAAGCACTGCACTTTTTTAAAGGTCTAGAATATATATTACTCTAAATTACCTATCATTTCTCAAGCACCACGAGCAGTTAACTTTCAAcagtgatttttttaatatgtgtaCAAATGGAAATGAGGATTCGATAATGTCTCCACACctgaattgcataatttattttattgcaagttatgttaatttaaaaataaaaaatatcatgTCGAAAATTAATTATCAGAAttagtaaaattaaatttattaaagaatAACTCCCAGAAAGTGCTCTTAGATCAGTAATCTCCTATACTGTTTGTCATATATCTGGAAGCTGTATTGAGAGAACTAAAACCATACTATGAAGGAAAGATCAATGTGGGGGCACACGCGGATGACGTGGATTTTATTTCTTCCGACAGGGACGCTCTGAAAAGCCTACTGGAGGTGATGCCAAATAGACTTGCTGAGTGGTTCCTCAATGTAAATGTGGAGAAAACAGAATTTACTGAACTAGCAAGACAGAAGTCTAAGCTGGATGAACATTggagaaaagtaaagaaactcGGATCATTATTGGGAGACGAACAAGACGTGATTATGCGAAAAACACATGCAAACAGTGCACTACGCAGTTAAAGAAAAATTGACTAAAACGCAAAGGACTTAGCACAAAAACACGGATACGACTATACAATTCACTAGTGAAGCCAATACTCCTATATAACGCCGGAATTTGGGGACTTTCCGCTACAGACAATGACAACCTAGACTCTTTCCATAGAGATCATCTCCGACGTACTCTAGCCTCCAAGTGGCATTCAAGGTTGAGTAACAGAACAGTTTATGCCAGAACATCAAGCAAACCAATCTCGCTCGAAATTACCGAATGCAGATAAAGGCTGTTTGGACACATTCTAAAAATGGATTTGAATGCACCGGCAAACGCCGCTATGGAGGACTATTTCGAAGCTATGGGTCATGGTTTCCGTGGACGACTAAGAAATACTCTCCCGGGTACGCTGGATAGAGACCTAAAGAGGGCTGGTAAAGAATTGAAAGACGGAGACGATCTCGATACACTGCGGGACGTCACTTAAGATCGCGGGAAATAGAATAAACTAATTACTCTTATTGTTTCCTGTGCTGCACAAGCTTTGTCGTGATTCATGGCATCGCAAAAGTGCCTATAATAAGTGCTCTTCAGACTGCAAGCTTTCGTCAAGGTGCAGTTCTCTGTTTTTGCTGACTAAATTTCAAGAAAGGACAGGATCGGTGAGCATCAAACGAGATGCTTTCAAGAGTCTTCTTAAAAACAGTTGACTGAAAATAAGcttgtaaataattaaaaaattggaTTTTTGATAGCTTTCTGCTTTCATTGGCAAGAGTTGAGATAGGTCGTTTTATATGCGTATCCAACTCTGTCAACTGTGTTTTAATCGTCATTTCCAAACCTCTTTTAATTGGGAGTATAGagtttttcaataaattatttattttgtactcCCTAACAGTGTCATTTTATTTGGCCTCCTATTTGTTGCATGCTCTTTTACTTTCTAGTATATTGTGAATAATCCAAAAACTTGAAtaagtaaatattaattatataatcttCTCCATCAGAAGTAGCGACTTCCTCTTTTCCTTTCGAGGTGCTGACAAACACTGGAGATGTTGTAATCACTCTTATTTGGTGATAAATCtcctttattcttcttttcagTAAAGAGTCTTCCCTACGGTTTAACTTTGCTCCTATAAGAAGCAATCATCCTCTCAAGAGTTTTCTTTATAGTaagtgattgtatgtatgcatgtgttctcTCACTGATATAAAGCAAACGTAGATATTGTAAGCATTTCTGCATGAAGAATCGAAAAAACTTCTTTTGCAGACACCACTTCGGTGTTTTAAGTCCATAAGGAATCCAAGAAGCATAAGTTcacataaaacaaaaattgagCTCAATCGTCTTCCAAAATTGTTACGGGAAAAGTATAATCTTTGTTTGTTGGCTGGTCGAAAGTGCATCTTGTATTCTATTAATTTTGCTCGGATTCTATCGTCCACCATTTCATATTCAAATGGCACAATATCAACTAGTccaatgtaatatttttacagtCAAAGAGGGTGTTCATTAATTGCTTTGACCAGATTCACTCCATTCAGTTTTGTATTTGCTAGCCTTTTAATTCCCGTGATTACTTCTTTGTATTTGCTAACCTTTTAAATCGAGGATTATTTTCAGGATTTCCAGTTTAACTTTCAAGTACTCCCAGATACTTATATCAATCAATTTTGTCAAAAACTTTTACCTCCGTTGTTAACAATGCAGTGTTCACGGTTGatttttacagatttttctcCAGCCCAGCTGCACGGAAATAGCGATTCACCTTTTCCATCATTGGAACAGTAACATCCTCATTTTTGAGACGTTTAAGTCATCGATTAAGAgaaaatgattaaatgaatgaattttttattaaaacggaaaagccgaaaaaatagagagaaagttaatgagacaacGTATGCCTGTTCTCcgttgtttccctcttttttttaattCGAGAGGAAAAGGCTCTCTCAATAACACTTCCAACCGTTTCCGTCCCGTCTTCCATCTCTTGAGGGATGGGTTGGTCTAGCTGGAGTCCATTTGCCAATTTGATGGCATATCGTCTCGTCTTTTCGATCTTAGTGATAATGCCATCCCTCTCAGCAGTAGGGTACCATCCCTCGAACCGGTAGGTAAGCAATGGTTCGAcgcatgttttataaacatataaaaacgttTCCGGACAAAGCTGGAAGTGAATTATGCTTCTGAGAATTTGAGCGCATTTCCTTCTCCTTGAGTCGATGTATCTGAAGTAAGAGCCCTTGGATCCAACTTCAACCCCAAGGTATTTCAGGTTCTCCGTTGCTGTAAACCCATAGAGGTTTCTCGGGGGTTTTCGTTTAGCTCCCTGTTTTGCAATCCAAGTGGCGGTGCACTTTTCTTTTGCGAGCGTCAGTCCTTTTGAAATGCACCACTCTTCGACTCTTGTCACGTATCCTTTTAATTTCCTCCACGAGATGTCTTTTCTCCACAAAGCATCCGTTATTAGTATGTCGTCCGCGTAGATCATGAGACGACTGGTAGGATCTTTCAGTTTTGGAATATCAGCAacgtaaatattaaaaagcagAGGGCTCAATACCGAGCCTTGAGGTACCACTCTTTTAAGATCGACAGATTCCGACAAACGGTTTCCGCTATGACCTCCTCATTGATAAATAGGTCTTCAGCCAATTGACCGTTCTAGACCCGGGTTTGATTTTGGCGACACTTTCCAAGAGGCCCAGGTGCCATacgctgtcaaaagcttttgagacATCGAGGCAGATAGCAATAGTCGCTGTATTGTTAGCAAGACTAAGCGAGATGACTTTCTCGAGTTCTCCGAAACAATCACCACAGGATCTTTTTCGTCGGAATCCCCACTGCTCCGCTGCAAATGCTTTTTGTTGCAGCTACAATGATTCCcagttgaatgaatgaatgagaaaatGATTTGTTGAGAACAACGGACtaacttaaaataatatttacttaacGATTGCTTATTTAatcaaaatgtaaattttaatcgGAATAAATCCACACCAATAATTATTTAGCGATAGTTATAATTCGGGTGATTGATGACTCGTGTGTGCATGAAAAATGTAGTAATAAGCATTCCAATCATAAAGAACCCGAGTATGACCGCAGTCGCAATTTT
The Octopus sinensis unplaced genomic scaffold, ASM634580v1 Contig19031, whole genome shotgun sequence DNA segment above includes these coding regions:
- the LOC115231984 gene encoding tRNA methyltransferase 10 homolog A-like, giving the protein MTDLVINIKSKKQLKKEAKLKKRQEKKQERDCKKLSTQLAGCYSYNRRSLNPLQLHFTSMDEYMTQLMPHDYNKWDIFTHSDYFLNCFVDKSITYLTGDSPNIINELCEGEVYVIGGLIDHNHHK